One segment of Pseudodesulfovibrio sp. 5S69 DNA contains the following:
- a CDS encoding efflux RND transporter permease subunit encodes MNPSAIFVRRPIMTTLVMIAILVFGIMAYLRLPVSDLPSVDFPTIEVSAQLSGANPETMASSVATPLEKQFSTIAGLDSMTSISSLGSTRITLQFDLERNIDDAALDVQSAITTALRRLPDDMTSTPSFRKVNPADSPILYLSLSSPTMRLSDVNEYAENFMAQRISMVNGVAQVMVYGSQKYAVRIQLSPEKLSVMELGVDEVAEAVRKGNVNLPVGTVAGPVREYIVRSNGKLMNAEDYKPLVVAWRKGAPVRLSDVADVFDSVSETRRRNWYNGQPGMVLAIQRQPGTNTVDVVKAVRALLPSMQAQLPAAVDLNVLYDRSESIKESIEDVQFTLLLTVALVITVIFLFLRRLSATIIPSLALPMSVIGTFAVMYLYGFSLNNISLMALTLSVGFVVDDAIVMLENIVRHGEMGKSTMEAVMDGSREIAFTIVSMTISLAAVFLPVLFMGGIVGRLFHEFAVTICASILISGLVSLTLTPMLCSLIIKPQEGEQRHGRLFNLFERGFNGLRDVYAHTLDWTLRHHRLTMLASILVLALTVVLFRAIPKGFLPTEDAGRLMVRTEAEQGVAFDIMKQRQQALMHILATDPAVENYMSVVGGGGPNRGGNSGRLMVDLKPRRERGSIDVIQQRLRAKLSQVPGIRAYVSNPPAIRIGGRSSKGQYQYTLQSPGTELLFQAAANMEKRMQDLPGIQDVSSDMEFDNPELNIDIDRDKASALGISAYQIEDALSTSFGNRKISSIYAPTDTYDVIMELAPQYQSNPDALAMLSVRSQNGKLVRLETLAKWGLGVGPLSVNHSGQLPSATISFNLEPGESLGSAVDAVSKLAAEVVPASVSTSFQGEAQAFQDSMRGLWVLLVMAILVIYLVLGVLYESFVHPLTILSGLPSAGVGALLTLMLFGQDLNIYGFVGIIMLIGIVKKNAIMMIDFAVEAQREHGRGAAAAIREGALIRFRPIMMTTMAALMGTLPIALGLGAGAEARRPLGLAVVGGLLVSQLLTLYFTPVYFMYLDAAQQWLNRLFGRTRRQAAPE; translated from the coding sequence ATGAACCCGTCCGCCATCTTCGTCCGCCGCCCGATCATGACCACCCTGGTCATGATCGCCATTCTGGTCTTCGGCATCATGGCCTACCTGCGCCTGCCGGTGTCCGACCTGCCCAGCGTGGACTTCCCGACCATCGAGGTCTCGGCCCAGCTCTCCGGGGCCAACCCCGAGACCATGGCCTCGTCCGTGGCCACCCCGCTGGAGAAGCAGTTCTCGACCATCGCGGGCCTGGACTCCATGACCTCCATCTCCAGCCTGGGCAGCACGCGCATCACCCTCCAGTTCGACCTGGAGCGGAACATCGACGACGCGGCGCTGGACGTGCAGTCGGCCATCACCACGGCGCTGCGGCGGCTGCCCGACGACATGACCTCCACGCCGAGCTTCCGCAAGGTCAACCCGGCGGACTCGCCGATCCTCTATCTTTCGCTCTCCTCGCCGACCATGCGGCTGTCCGACGTCAACGAATACGCCGAGAACTTCATGGCCCAGCGCATCTCCATGGTCAACGGCGTGGCCCAGGTCATGGTCTACGGCTCCCAGAAGTACGCGGTGCGCATCCAGCTCTCGCCCGAGAAACTCTCGGTCATGGAGCTGGGCGTGGACGAGGTGGCCGAGGCCGTGCGCAAGGGCAACGTCAACCTGCCGGTCGGCACCGTGGCCGGACCGGTGCGCGAGTACATCGTCCGGTCCAACGGCAAGCTGATGAACGCCGAGGACTACAAGCCACTGGTGGTGGCCTGGCGCAAGGGCGCGCCCGTGCGCCTGTCCGACGTGGCCGACGTATTCGACTCCGTGTCCGAGACCCGTCGCCGCAACTGGTACAACGGCCAGCCCGGCATGGTTCTGGCCATCCAGCGCCAGCCCGGCACCAACACCGTGGACGTGGTCAAGGCCGTGCGCGCCCTGCTGCCGTCCATGCAGGCCCAACTGCCCGCCGCGGTCGACCTCAACGTGCTCTACGACCGCTCCGAGTCCATCAAGGAGTCCATCGAGGACGTGCAGTTCACCCTGCTGCTCACCGTGGCCCTGGTCATCACGGTCATCTTTCTCTTCCTGCGCAGGCTGTCGGCCACGATCATCCCGAGCCTGGCCCTGCCCATGTCCGTCATCGGCACCTTCGCGGTCATGTACCTGTACGGGTTTTCCCTGAACAACATCTCGCTCATGGCCCTGACCCTGTCCGTGGGCTTCGTGGTGGACGACGCCATCGTCATGCTCGAAAACATCGTCCGCCACGGGGAGATGGGCAAGTCGACCATGGAGGCGGTCATGGACGGTTCGAGGGAGATCGCCTTCACCATCGTGTCCATGACCATCTCGCTGGCCGCCGTGTTCCTCCCCGTGCTCTTCATGGGCGGCATCGTCGGCCGTCTGTTCCACGAGTTCGCGGTGACCATCTGCGCCTCCATCCTCATCTCCGGGCTGGTCTCCCTGACCCTGACCCCCATGCTGTGCAGCCTGATCATCAAGCCGCAGGAAGGCGAGCAGCGCCACGGCAGGCTCTTCAACCTGTTCGAGCGGGGCTTCAACGGGCTGCGGGACGTCTACGCCCACACCCTGGACTGGACGCTCAGACACCACCGGCTGACCATGCTCGCCTCGATCCTGGTTCTGGCTCTGACCGTGGTCCTGTTCCGGGCCATCCCCAAGGGGTTCCTGCCCACCGAGGACGCCGGGCGGCTGATGGTCCGCACCGAGGCCGAACAGGGCGTGGCCTTCGACATCATGAAGCAACGCCAGCAGGCGCTCATGCACATCCTGGCCACGGACCCGGCCGTGGAAAACTACATGTCCGTGGTCGGCGGGGGCGGCCCCAACCGGGGCGGCAACTCCGGGCGGCTGATGGTCGACCTCAAGCCGCGCCGCGAGCGCGGCAGCATAGACGTGATCCAGCAGCGACTGCGGGCCAAGCTCTCGCAGGTGCCGGGCATCCGGGCCTACGTGTCCAACCCCCCGGCCATCCGCATCGGCGGGCGCAGCTCCAAGGGGCAGTACCAGTATACCCTCCAGAGCCCCGGCACCGAGCTGCTCTTCCAGGCCGCCGCGAACATGGAAAAGCGCATGCAGGACCTGCCCGGCATCCAGGATGTCTCCTCGGACATGGAGTTCGACAACCCGGAACTGAACATCGACATCGACCGCGACAAGGCCTCGGCGCTGGGCATCTCCGCCTACCAGATCGAGGACGCCCTCTCGACCTCCTTCGGCAACCGCAAGATTTCCTCCATCTACGCGCCCACCGACACCTACGACGTGATCATGGAGCTGGCCCCGCAGTACCAGTCCAACCCGGACGCCCTGGCCATGCTCTCGGTGCGCTCCCAGAACGGCAAGCTCGTGCGCCTGGAGACCCTGGCCAAGTGGGGCCTGGGCGTGGGGCCGCTGTCCGTCAACCACTCGGGCCAACTGCCGTCCGCGACCATCTCCTTCAACCTGGAGCCCGGCGAGTCGCTCGGCTCGGCCGTGGACGCGGTCTCCAAGCTGGCGGCCGAGGTCGTGCCCGCATCCGTATCCACCAGCTTCCAGGGCGAGGCCCAGGCCTTCCAGGATTCCATGCGCGGGCTGTGGGTCCTGCTGGTCATGGCCATCCTGGTCATCTACCTGGTCCTCGGCGTGCTGTATGAGTCCTTCGTCCACCCGCTGACGATCCTGTCCGGCCTGCCGTCCGCGGGCGTGGGCGCGCTGCTGACCCTCATGCTCTTCGGGCAGGATCTGAACATATACGGGTTCGTGGGCATCATCATGCTCATCGGCATCGTCAAGAAGAACGCGATCATGATGATCGACTTCGCGGTGGAGGCCCAGCGCGAACACGGCCGGGGCGCGGCCGCGGCCATCCGTGAGGGCGCGCTCATCCGCTTCCGGCCGATCATGATGACCACCATGGCCGCGCTCATGGGCACCCTGCCCATCGCGCTCGGCCTGGGCGCGGGAGCCGAGGCCCGGCGTCCCCTGGGCCTGGCCGTGGTAGGCGGCCTGCTGGTCTCCCAGCTCCTGACCCTGTACTTCACCCCGGTCTACTTCATGTACCTCGATGCGGCCCAGCAGTGGCTGAACCGGCTTTTCGGCCGGACCCGGCGGCAGGCCGCCCCGGAATAG
- a CDS encoding efflux RND transporter periplasmic adaptor subunit: protein MPRSHFSKRNGNRPRSKVLGRVSAGLLCLVLVCLLAACGGNDKKARRERVVPVTAVAAVREDVPVTLSAVGNVTPLASVEIKSRVGGIIERQLVQNGQDVKAGDLLFQVDPRRFDLAVKEAQARLDRDRAHLNKAKEDLRRYSKLRDLNVVAQEQYDNTYAEATSLENTIRLNEAALEQARLDRDYAAIRAPISGRVGIVQVNVGNVIKANDDRTLCVINQIRPINVSFTLPERYLGEIMERRRQGPIRVSITPSGTSSTPVAADLAAVDNAVDTTTGTIRLLASYPNEDTRFWPGQFARVELTLRTIKGALLLPTGAVLQGMEGPYVYVVKTAENDPASGTVEARQVATSHIVGRRTVVDSGIEPGELVVLDGQVGLSPGARVAVKNGQAKGGEKPPAEGGQ from the coding sequence GTGCCTCGCTCGCATTTCTCGAAACGCAACGGAAACCGGCCCCGGAGCAAGGTCCTCGGCCGTGTGTCCGCCGGGCTGCTCTGCCTGGTCCTCGTCTGCCTGCTCGCGGCCTGCGGGGGCAACGACAAGAAGGCCCGGCGCGAACGGGTGGTCCCGGTCACGGCCGTGGCCGCCGTGCGCGAGGACGTGCCCGTGACCCTGTCGGCCGTGGGCAACGTCACCCCGCTGGCCTCGGTGGAGATCAAGTCCAGGGTGGGCGGGATCATCGAGAGGCAGCTGGTCCAAAACGGCCAGGACGTGAAGGCGGGCGACCTGCTCTTCCAGGTGGACCCGCGGCGCTTCGACCTGGCCGTAAAAGAAGCCCAGGCCCGCCTTGACCGCGACCGCGCCCACCTGAACAAGGCCAAGGAGGACCTGCGCCGCTACTCCAAGCTGCGCGACCTGAACGTGGTCGCCCAGGAGCAGTACGACAACACCTATGCCGAGGCCACGTCGCTGGAGAACACCATCCGGCTGAACGAGGCCGCCCTGGAACAGGCCCGCCTCGACCGGGACTACGCCGCCATCCGCGCGCCCATTTCCGGGCGCGTCGGCATCGTCCAGGTCAACGTGGGCAACGTCATCAAGGCCAACGACGACCGCACGCTCTGCGTCATCAACCAGATCAGGCCGATCAACGTCTCCTTCACCCTGCCCGAGCGCTACCTGGGCGAGATCATGGAACGCCGCAGACAGGGCCCCATACGCGTGTCCATCACCCCGTCCGGCACGAGCTCCACGCCGGTCGCGGCGGACCTGGCCGCCGTGGACAACGCCGTGGACACGACCACGGGCACCATCCGGCTGCTGGCTTCCTATCCCAACGAGGACACCCGCTTCTGGCCCGGCCAGTTCGCCCGGGTGGAGCTGACCCTGCGGACCATAAAGGGCGCCCTGCTCCTGCCCACCGGGGCCGTGCTCCAGGGCATGGAGGGGCCGTACGTGTACGTGGTCAAAACGGCCGAAAACGACCCGGCGTCCGGCACCGTGGAGGCCAGGCAGGTGGCCACCTCCCACATCGTGGGCAGGCGCACGGTCGTGGACTCCGGCATCGAACCCGGTGAGCTGGTGGTCCTGGACGGCCAGGTGGGCCTGAGCCCCGGCGCCAGGGTGGCCGTCAAGAACGGGCAGGCCAAGGGCGGTGAAAAGCCGCCGGCCGAGGGCGGGCAATAA
- a CDS encoding 4Fe-4S dicluster domain-containing protein — protein MTISRRGFLGAVGIAGAASTMPGTAQAWQSKAPPDPYGCLVDLTRCVGCRKCEQACKEVNDLPEPAVKFDDLTVLDAKRRPDQNTFTVINRYYTGRIDERDKLVPTFVKVQCMHCQDPACVSACITGALTKKDNGAVHYDVNKCIGCRYCMAACPFEIPAYEYDRPILPRVRKCTFCFERISKEGGKPGCASICPVEAITFGRRSELLTLARGRIEGDPGKYIDHIYGEREVGGTSWLYISNVEFGKVGFQKLPTRPMPQTTETIQSSLFSYLWSPLALFGVLGAVMGATSRKHDADTHDKEDGHDA, from the coding sequence ATGACAATTTCCCGCAGAGGATTTTTGGGGGCAGTGGGGATCGCGGGGGCGGCCTCGACCATGCCCGGCACTGCGCAGGCCTGGCAATCCAAGGCGCCGCCCGACCCCTACGGCTGCCTGGTGGACCTGACCCGGTGCGTGGGGTGCCGCAAGTGCGAGCAGGCGTGCAAGGAGGTCAACGACCTGCCCGAACCCGCCGTGAAGTTCGACGACCTGACCGTGCTGGACGCCAAGCGGCGGCCGGACCAGAACACCTTCACGGTCATCAACCGCTATTATACGGGCCGCATCGACGAGCGCGACAAGTTGGTGCCGACCTTCGTCAAGGTACAGTGTATGCACTGCCAGGACCCGGCCTGCGTGTCGGCTTGCATCACCGGGGCCTTGACCAAGAAGGACAACGGTGCCGTGCACTACGACGTGAACAAGTGTATCGGCTGCCGCTACTGCATGGCCGCCTGCCCCTTCGAGATCCCGGCCTACGAGTACGACCGGCCCATCCTGCCCAGGGTGCGCAAGTGCACGTTCTGCTTCGAGCGCATCTCCAAGGAAGGCGGCAAGCCCGGCTGCGCGTCCATCTGTCCGGTGGAGGCCATCACCTTCGGGCGGCGCAGCGAGCTGCTCACGCTGGCTCGCGGACGCATCGAAGGCGATCCCGGCAAGTACATCGACCATATCTACGGCGAACGGGAAGTGGGCGGCACGAGCTGGCTGTACATCTCCAACGTGGAGTTCGGGAAGGTCGGCTTCCAGAAGCTGCCGACCCGGCCCATGCCGCAGACCACGGAGACCATCCAGAGCTCGCTGTTCAGCTACCTGTGGTCGCCGCTGGCCCTGTTCGGGGTCCTGGGGGCGGTCATGGGCGCGACCTCCCGCAAGCACGACGCCGACACGCACGACAAGGAGGACGGCCATGACGCATAA
- the nrfD gene encoding NrfD/PsrC family molybdoenzyme membrane anchor subunit, which translates to MTHKPQPIDRPFWTPGVLVMLALMIGAALTLIVRYTYGLAAVTNLNNHYPWGIWIGLDVASGVALAAGGFTTAFLAHILGRHYYEAVTRPALLTAALGYTFVALAVFFDIGRSWAIWKPVVYQNHTSALFEVAMCVMAYVTVLWIEFIPVLAERLGGKIRLLAFLDRILDKTMWVFIILGVVLSCMHQSSLGTLMVIAPTKTSPLWATPLQPLLFLTSAFAVGYPMVIVETTIATSSLRLESEMNVLTPLSRITILLLGVYLAIKVGDLVSRGAYATLLDGSAQSNAFLVEVGLGVILPWVMLLFPAVRRSRRWLFTAALLIVSGVMLNRFNVFVVSFKAPYANHPYYPAIGEILVTAGAVATIFFLYRLIVTWFPVLSAQRQEVSR; encoded by the coding sequence ATGACGCATAAGCCGCAACCCATCGACCGGCCCTTCTGGACCCCGGGCGTGCTGGTCATGCTGGCCCTGATGATCGGGGCGGCCCTGACTCTCATCGTCCGCTACACCTACGGGCTGGCCGCCGTGACCAACCTGAACAACCACTACCCCTGGGGCATCTGGATCGGACTGGACGTGGCCTCGGGCGTGGCCCTGGCTGCGGGCGGGTTCACCACCGCCTTCCTGGCGCACATCCTGGGGCGCCACTATTACGAGGCCGTGACCCGGCCCGCGCTGCTGACCGCCGCGCTCGGCTACACCTTCGTGGCCCTGGCCGTGTTCTTCGACATCGGGCGGTCCTGGGCCATCTGGAAGCCGGTCGTCTACCAGAACCACACCTCGGCCCTGTTCGAGGTGGCCATGTGCGTCATGGCCTACGTGACCGTGCTGTGGATCGAGTTCATCCCGGTCCTGGCCGAGCGGCTGGGCGGCAAGATCAGGCTGCTGGCCTTCCTGGACCGCATCCTGGACAAGACCATGTGGGTCTTCATCATCCTCGGGGTGGTGCTGTCCTGCATGCACCAGTCCAGCCTGGGCACCCTGATGGTCATCGCCCCGACCAAGACGTCGCCCCTGTGGGCCACGCCGCTGCAACCGCTGCTCTTCCTGACCTCGGCCTTTGCCGTGGGCTATCCCATGGTCATCGTGGAGACGACCATCGCCACCTCCTCGCTCAGGCTGGAGTCGGAGATGAACGTACTCACGCCGCTGTCCCGGATCACCATCCTGCTGCTCGGCGTGTACCTGGCCATCAAGGTCGGGGACTTGGTCTCGCGGGGCGCGTACGCCACCCTGCTGGACGGTTCGGCCCAGAGCAACGCCTTCCTGGTGGAGGTCGGGCTCGGGGTGATCCTGCCGTGGGTCATGCTGCTCTTCCCGGCGGTGCGCCGCTCGCGAAGGTGGCTGTTCACCGCGGCCCTGCTCATCGTCTCGGGTGTCATGCTCAACCGGTTCAACGTGTTCGTGGTCTCGTTCAAGGCCCCGTACGCGAACCATCCGTATTATCCGGCCATCGGCGAGATACTCGTCACCGCCGGGGCCGTGGCCACGATCTTCTTCCTCTATAGGCTGATCGTGACCTGGTTTCCGGTGTTGTCCGCCCAACGACAGGAGGTGTCCCGATGA
- a CDS encoding tetrathionate reductase family octaheme c-type cytochrome, which produces MKTKSRKLLGWSALAVTAVVLWTMVPAWTATPPAGKAEPVVKSRKDLTPKPEGWSPVDEVKAEQMARKPHPYVEKVLMEDLPLRQQRLRKLGIGPKDMKQSYILLDSELVDTYERKYEPVRFMHAKHAAALGGDCASCHHYRPEDPAAPEIMACRSCHQESFSEKDPKRIGLKAAYHMQCMNCHEKMKKGPVSCEGCHAKRPVDHRELVKLPENPTPQQVTRECLRCHEQAGEDMLTTAHWLWRGPSPYTVEHRKSVMSGKGTTTLNNFCLSVISNEKRCTSCHAGYGWKDKTFDFSKQENMDCLVCHDTTGSYKKAPPAAGMPDPKVDMVYVARNVGPTSRKTCGVCHFSGGGGDAVKHADMSAQLYWPDRNCDVHMGGYDFQCVECHKTRNHKISGRSTSVPVAEGFRACEDCHTSKPHYGDSLLDHHLNKHSETVACNTCHSPIYSKCAATKTWWDWSTAGDKQRKVHKDKYGKPDYSWMKGDFRWKEAAKPTYEWYNGFMERRLLGDLIEPSAKGFRPGEHLTPEQKAAMVVTDITRPVGSLDDPHSKITPFKIMAGIQPADAKNRYLLVPHLFPYDKEDASAFWKGTDWQAAFKEGMAKAGLPYSGEYMWVATNMYWRIEHEVMPKEHALSCAQCHDSLRGERTCDRCHQDSRGAKFRELTEKGADFELLRMMGRDVGELIGKSDYIDFKKLGYKGDPILYGGRFTKLPLGRGPDGK; this is translated from the coding sequence ATGAAGACCAAGTCGAGGAAGCTACTCGGATGGTCGGCGCTGGCCGTCACGGCCGTGGTCCTGTGGACCATGGTTCCGGCCTGGACCGCCACACCTCCGGCCGGCAAGGCCGAGCCCGTGGTCAAGTCCCGCAAGGACCTGACCCCCAAGCCCGAGGGCTGGTCGCCGGTGGACGAGGTCAAGGCGGAGCAGATGGCCCGCAAGCCGCATCCCTACGTGGAGAAGGTACTCATGGAGGACCTGCCCCTGCGTCAGCAGCGGCTGCGCAAGCTGGGCATCGGCCCCAAGGACATGAAGCAGAGCTACATCCTGCTCGACAGCGAACTGGTCGACACCTACGAGCGCAAGTACGAGCCCGTGCGCTTCATGCACGCCAAGCACGCGGCCGCGCTCGGCGGCGACTGCGCCTCCTGCCACCACTACCGTCCCGAGGACCCTGCGGCCCCGGAGATCATGGCCTGCCGCTCCTGCCATCAGGAATCCTTCTCCGAGAAGGACCCCAAGCGCATCGGGCTCAAGGCCGCCTACCACATGCAGTGCATGAACTGCCATGAGAAGATGAAGAAGGGGCCGGTCAGTTGCGAGGGCTGCCACGCCAAGCGCCCGGTGGACCACAGGGAGCTGGTCAAGCTCCCGGAGAACCCCACCCCGCAGCAGGTCACCAGGGAATGCCTGCGCTGCCACGAGCAGGCGGGCGAGGACATGCTGACCACGGCCCACTGGCTGTGGCGCGGCCCGTCGCCGTATACGGTCGAACATCGCAAGAGCGTCATGTCCGGCAAGGGCACGACCACCTTGAACAACTTCTGCCTGTCGGTCATCAGCAACGAGAAGCGCTGCACCTCCTGCCACGCCGGGTACGGCTGGAAGGACAAGACCTTCGACTTCTCCAAGCAGGAGAATATGGACTGCCTGGTCTGCCACGACACCACGGGCAGCTACAAGAAGGCCCCGCCCGCGGCGGGCATGCCCGACCCCAAGGTGGACATGGTCTACGTGGCCAGGAACGTCGGCCCGACCAGCCGCAAGACCTGCGGCGTCTGCCACTTCAGCGGCGGCGGGGGCGATGCGGTCAAGCACGCGGACATGTCGGCCCAGCTGTATTGGCCGGACCGCAACTGCGACGTGCACATGGGCGGCTACGACTTCCAGTGCGTGGAGTGCCACAAGACCCGGAACCACAAGATCTCGGGCCGGTCCACCTCCGTGCCCGTGGCCGAGGGGTTCCGCGCCTGCGAGGACTGCCATACGTCCAAGCCCCACTACGGCGACAGTCTGCTCGACCATCACCTGAACAAGCACAGCGAGACCGTGGCCTGCAACACCTGCCATTCGCCCATCTACTCCAAGTGCGCGGCGACCAAGACCTGGTGGGACTGGTCCACGGCGGGCGACAAGCAGCGCAAGGTGCACAAGGACAAGTACGGCAAGCCGGACTACTCCTGGATGAAGGGCGACTTCCGCTGGAAGGAGGCGGCCAAGCCCACTTACGAATGGTACAACGGGTTCATGGAGCGCCGCCTGTTGGGCGACTTGATCGAACCGTCGGCCAAGGGGTTCCGCCCCGGCGAGCACCTGACGCCCGAGCAGAAGGCGGCCATGGTGGTCACGGACATCACCCGCCCGGTGGGCTCCCTGGACGATCCGCACTCCAAGATCACGCCGTTCAAGATCATGGCGGGCATCCAGCCCGCGGACGCGAAGAACCGCTACCTGCTGGTGCCGCACCTCTTCCCGTACGACAAGGAGGACGCGTCCGCCTTCTGGAAGGGCACCGACTGGCAGGCCGCGTTCAAGGAGGGCATGGCCAAGGCGGGCCTGCCCTACAGCGGCGAGTACATGTGGGTCGCCACCAACATGTACTGGCGCATCGAGCACGAGGTCATGCCCAAGGAGCACGCCCTGTCCTGTGCACAGTGCCACGACAGCCTCAGGGGTGAGCGGACCTGCGACCGCTGCCACCAGGATTCGCGCGGCGCGAAGTTCCGCGAGCTGACGGAAAAGGGCGCGGACTTCGAACTGCTCCGGATGATGGGCCGCGACGTGGGCGAGCTGATCGGTAAGTCCGACTACATCGACTTCAAAAAGCTCGGCTACAAGGGCGACCCGATCCTCTACGGCGGGCGCTTCACCAAGCTGCCGCTCGGCCGGGGGCCGGACGGCAAGTAA
- a CDS encoding methyl-accepting chemotaxis protein, translating to MSISHCKEHAVKTFEKISVKLSASFACIILLAVVLGVISVMSLGSINEDSTIMVENWIPSIIDVNRINTATSDFRIAELQHTLALDAAGMRSFEKIMEQEKAKIKEASEEYASLISSEKERALFNDFRTAWSEYMAVHEKFLVLSRANKNDEAQALLRGRSEKEFAEASADLEKLIAENFKGARAQSALGDANFRSAEAWIISILAGVVVVSVLLSLLIIRSLLRQLGEEPSLIASIAHRISEGDLTLNLARSKPAVGAFAAMQQMVGKLQEVVANVREAADNVAAGSVEISSTAEEMSQGATEQAAAAEEVSASMTQMVGSIEQNTQSARQTERIAAQSASAATEGGEAVSQTVAAMKDIAERINIIEEIARQTNLLALNAAIEAARAGEHGKGFAVVAAEVRKLAERSGTAAAEISALSSSSVAVAERAGTMLAGLVPDINKTSGLVRDIAVASDEQNSGAAQISVAVTQLDTVIQQSASSTEEMAASSEELAAQAQELQATMAFFKVTEAGPARPARVVPKAAVRRPARPHGPAPKASRPQARPEPVELDMSDDSGREFERF from the coding sequence ATGTCCATTTCGCATTGTAAGGAGCACGCTGTGAAGACGTTCGAAAAAATCTCTGTGAAACTCTCAGCCTCATTCGCCTGCATCATTTTACTTGCCGTTGTGCTCGGAGTCATCTCGGTCATGAGCTTGGGTTCAATAAACGAGGACTCGACAATAATGGTGGAGAACTGGATCCCCTCCATAATCGACGTCAATAGGATCAATACCGCGACCTCGGATTTCCGGATCGCGGAACTGCAGCATACCCTGGCCCTCGATGCTGCGGGCATGAGGTCATTCGAAAAAATCATGGAACAGGAAAAGGCGAAGATCAAGGAAGCGTCGGAGGAGTATGCATCGCTCATCTCCAGTGAGAAAGAGCGGGCGCTGTTCAACGACTTCCGGACGGCCTGGTCGGAATACATGGCTGTGCACGAGAAATTTCTCGTCCTTTCCAGGGCCAACAAGAACGACGAGGCCCAGGCGCTCCTGCGCGGCAGGTCGGAAAAGGAGTTTGCCGAGGCCAGTGCCGACCTGGAAAAGCTCATTGCCGAGAACTTCAAGGGCGCCCGGGCGCAGAGCGCGCTGGGCGACGCCAATTTCAGGAGTGCCGAGGCCTGGATCATCTCGATCCTGGCGGGTGTGGTCGTGGTCAGCGTTCTGCTGAGCCTGCTCATCATTCGCAGCCTGCTCCGCCAACTGGGCGAGGAGCCCTCGCTGATCGCCTCCATCGCGCACCGCATCTCCGAAGGGGACCTGACCCTGAACCTTGCCCGGAGCAAGCCCGCCGTGGGCGCGTTCGCCGCCATGCAGCAGATGGTCGGGAAGCTCCAGGAGGTGGTTGCCAACGTCCGCGAGGCCGCTGACAACGTGGCCGCCGGCAGCGTCGAGATCAGTTCCACGGCCGAGGAGATGAGCCAGGGGGCCACGGAACAGGCCGCGGCCGCCGAGGAGGTCTCGGCGAGCATGACCCAGATGGTCGGCAGCATAGAGCAGAATACCCAGAGCGCCCGGCAGACGGAACGGATTGCCGCCCAGAGCGCGTCGGCCGCCACCGAGGGCGGCGAGGCCGTGTCCCAGACCGTGGCGGCCATGAAGGACATCGCCGAGCGGATCAACATCATCGAGGAGATCGCCCGGCAGACCAACCTCCTGGCTCTGAACGCGGCCATCGAGGCGGCCCGGGCCGGAGAGCACGGCAAGGGGTTCGCGGTGGTGGCCGCCGAGGTGCGCAAGCTGGCCGAGCGCAGCGGCACGGCCGCGGCCGAGATCAGCGCATTGTCCTCTTCCAGCGTGGCCGTGGCCGAGCGCGCCGGGACCATGCTGGCCGGTCTGGTGCCGGACATCAACAAGACCTCGGGGCTGGTGCGGGACATCGCCGTGGCCAGCGACGAGCAGAACAGCGGAGCCGCCCAGATCAGCGTGGCCGTCACCCAGCTCGACACGGTCATCCAGCAGAGCGCGTCCTCCACCGAGGAGATGGCCGCCTCCAGCGAAGAACTGGCCGCCCAGGCCCAGGAGTTGCAAGCCACCATGGCCTTTTTCAAGGTCACGGAGGCCGGTCCCGCGCGTCCGGCCCGCGTCGTGCCCAAGGCGGCCGTCCGGCGTCCCGCGCGGCCCCACGGCCCGGCTCCGAAGGCGTCCCGTCCGCAGGCGAGGCCCGAGCCCGTGGAACTGGATATGTCCGATGACTCGGGCCGGGAGTTCGAACGGTTTTAG